The genomic stretch TTTATGAAGATTACTCCTGATGTTAAAACTCTGATTGCGCAGGCGCTTCAAGAAGACAGCGTAAAGCACGACTTTACTACTTTTGGTTTAGGTGTTAAAGATTTAAAAATAAAAGCTGCTCTTTTAACTCAGCAAGATGGAATACTTTGCGGGTTTGATGTATTTAAAGAGGTATTTAAAGCTTGCGGTGAGGTAAAGTGGTCGAGTGAGTTTAAAGACGGTATGTGTTTTAAGAAAGGATATAAAATTACACATTTAGAAGCTAGGGCAGGAACTATTTTAGCCGCTGAGCGTGCTGCACTTAACTTTTTATCACACTTATCTGGCGTCGCAACATTTACTAATACATTTGTTAAGCTTGTTAAACAAAGAAAGATAAAGATTTATGATACCAGAAAGACCACTCCTGGCTTAAGAGGATTAGAGAAATATGCAGTTAAAATAGGCGGAGGTTATAACCATCGTTTTGATTTATCCGGTTCTATGATGATTAAAGATAATCATATTAATATTTTTCAAAAAGAATATCTTAAAGATGATTATATTATTCAGATGGTGAAGAGATTGAAGAAAAAATATCCTCACAGAGCATTAGTGCTTGAAGTCCATACTTTAGGGGAGTGGAGACAGGCAATGCAGGTAAATCCTGATGTTGTAATGTTAGATAATTGGAAGCCTGATGATATTGAGACAGCTTTAAAGATGCTTAAGAAGAGGCTGTTTGAGGTTGAAATTTCAGGCAATATAGATTTTGATAAACTAAAGAAAGTATTAAGCTTAGGAATAGATAGAATCTCTCTTGGCCGTATTACTCA from Candidatus Kaelpia aquatica encodes the following:
- the nadC gene encoding carboxylating nicotinate-nucleotide diphosphorylase; this encodes MKITPDVKTLIAQALQEDSVKHDFTTFGLGVKDLKIKAALLTQQDGILCGFDVFKEVFKACGEVKWSSEFKDGMCFKKGYKITHLEARAGTILAAERAALNFLSHLSGVATFTNTFVKLVKQRKIKIYDTRKTTPGLRGLEKYAVKIGGGYNHRFDLSGSMMIKDNHINIFQKEYLKDDYIIQMVKRLKKKYPHRALVLEVHTLGEWRQAMQVNPDVVMLDNWKPDDIETALKMLKKRLFEVEISGNIDFDKLKKVLSLGIDRISLGRITHSAPIVDFSLEVN